A region of Vigna radiata var. radiata cultivar VC1973A chromosome 10, Vradiata_ver6, whole genome shotgun sequence DNA encodes the following proteins:
- the LOC106776136 gene encoding heat shock 70 kDa protein, with protein sequence MATRKDKAIGIDLGTTYSCVAVWQHNRVEVIPNDQGNRTTPSYVAFNDTQRLLGDAAMNQRCMNPQNTVFDAKRLIGRRFSDQSVQQDLKLWPFKVVPGSRDKPMISVRYRDEEKNLAAEEISSMVLFKMKEVAEAYLGHAVNDAVITVPAYFSNAQRQATKDAGKIAGLNVLRIINEPTAAAIAYGLDKKGWREGEQNVLVFDLGGGTFDVSLVTIDEGMFKVKATVGDTHLGGVDFDNNLVNYLVSIFKRRYKKDIAENPKSLGRLRLACEKAKRILSSSSQTTIELDSLCGGVDLHAILTRALFEELNRELFMKCMETVEKCLVEARVDKSRVHELVLVGGSTRIPKVQELLKDMFSVNGKGKELCKSINPDEAVAYGAAVQAAILGGEGDKKIEDLLLLDVMPLSLGIETGGGDMSVLIPKNTMIPTKKESVFSTFSDNQTSVLIKVYEGEEAKTEDNFLLGKFELSGFAPSPRGGPQINVGFDVDVDGIVEVTAKDRSTGLKKKITITNKHGRLSSEEMRRMVREAERYKAEDEEAKKKVMAKNLLENYAFKMRDRVKNLEKVVEATIEWLDTNQLAEADEFEYKMQELEERVSKFM encoded by the coding sequence ATGGCAACCAGAAAAGACAAAGCCATAGGCATTGACTTGGGAACCACCTATAGCTGCGTGGCAGTGTGGCAACACAACCGCGTCGAGGTGATTCCTAACGACCAAGGCAACCGCACCACCCCTTCCTATGTTGCTTTCAACGACACTCAAAGGTTGTTGGGTGATGCTGCCATGAACCAGCGTTGCATGAATCCGCAAAACACTGTCTTCGACGCCAAACGTTTGATCGGACGAAGATTCTCCGACCAGTCCGTTCAGCAAGACTTGAAGCTCTGGCCCTTTAAGGTTGTCCCGGGTTCTAGGGACAAGCCCATGATTTCTGTCAGATACAGAGATGAAGAGAAGAACCTTGCAGCAGAAGAGATATCTTCCATGGTGCTGTTTAAGATGAAGGAGGTTGCCGAAGCCTATCTGGGTCACGCGGTGAATGATGCGGTGATCACTGTCCCTGCTTATTTCAGCAACGCGCAGAGACAAGCCACTAAGGATGCTGGGAAAATCGCGGGTTTGAACGTGTTGAGGATCATCAACGAGCCAACCGCAGCAGCTATAGCATACGGCTTAGACAAGAAAGGATGGAGAGAGGGTGAGCAGAACGTGCTCGTGTTTGATCTCGGCGGTGGTACTTTTGACGTTTCATTGGTGACAATTGATGAAGGGATGTTTAAGGTTAAGGCCACGGTGGGAGATACTCATTTGGGTGGTGTGGATTTTGACAACAATTTGGTGAACTATCTTGTGAGCATCTTCAAGAGAAGGTACAAGAAGGATATTGCTGAAAACCCCAAGTCTCTTGGAAGGTTGAGGTTAGCGTGCGAGAAGGCCAAGAGGATACTCTCTTCGAGCTCTCAAACAACGATAGAGCTTGATTCTTTATGTGGAGGGGTTGATCTACATGCAATTCTAACAAGGGCGTTGTTCGAGGAATTGAACAGGGAGTTGTTTATGAAGTGTATGGAGACAGTGGAGAAGTGCCTTGTTGAGGCAAGGGTTGACAAAAGCAGAGTCCATGAGTTAGTTCTTGTAGGTGGGTCTACTAGAATTCCAAAAGTACAAGAACTTCTGAAGGACATGTTCAGCGTAAATGGCAAAGGTAAAGAGCTTTGCAAAAGCATTAACCCTGATGAGGCAGTGGCGTACGGTGCGGCGGTTCAGGCCGCGATTTTGGGAGGCGAAGGGGACAAGAAGATTGAGGACTTGTTGTTGTTAGATGTGATGCCTCTTAGTCTTGGAATTGAAACTGGTGGTGGTGACATGTCGGTGTTGATTCCGAAGAACACCATGATCCCCACCAAGAAAGAGAGCGTTTTCTCGACGTTTTCTGATAATCAAACGAGCGTTTTGATTAAAGTTTACGAGGGGGAGGAAGCTAAGACAGAGGACAACTTCCTTCTTGGGAAGTTTGAGCTATCTGGGTTCGCTCCATCGCCAAGGGGGGGTCCACAGATAAATGTTGGGTTTGACGTGGATGTTGATGGCATTGTGGAGGTCACTGCTAAGGATAGGAGCACGGGGTTGAAAAAAAAGATCACGATCACTAACAAGCATGGGAGGTTGAGTTCCGAAGAGATGAGGAGGATGGTGAGAGAAGCAGAGAGGTATAAGGCAGAGGATGAGGAAGCGAAGAAGAAAGTGATGGCCAAGAACTTGCTGGAGAATTATGCTTTTAAAATGAGGGATCGAGTGAAGAATCTGGAGAAGGTGGTGGAGGCGACCATAGAATGGCTCGACACAAACCAATTGGCTGAAGCCGATGAGTTTGAGTACAAGATGCAGGAGTTGGAAGAAAGGGTTTCCAAGTTTATGTAA
- the LOC106776058 gene encoding heat shock 70 kDa protein, translating to MATKKVKPIGIDLGTTYSCVAVWQDSRVQVISNDQGNRTTPSYVAFTDTQRLLGDDAMNQRFKNPHNTVFDAKRLIGRRFSDMSVQQDMKLWPFKVVPGTRDKPMIAITYKGEEKHLAAEEISSMVLFKMKEVAESYLGHAVRDAVITVPAYFSNAQRQATKDAGKIAGLNVLRIINEPTAAAIAYGLDRKGFREGDQNVLVFDLGGGTFDVSLVTIDEGMFKVKATVGDTHLGGVDFDNKLVNHLVNVFREKYGKDICGNAKSLVRLRSACEKAKRILSSTSQTMIELDSLYEGIDLYASVTRALFEELNKDLFIKCKETVEKCLVEAKVDKSQVHEIVLVGGSTRIPKVQQLLKDMFSVNGIIKELCKSINPDEAVAYGAAVQAAILSGEGDKKVEELLLLDVMPLSLGIEGAGGAMSVLIPKNTMIPTKKERVCSTLYDNQKSVTIKVFEGERGMVKDNFFLGKFVLHGFEPSLKGVPQINVSFDVDADGIVEVTAEDKATGLKKKIVINNKQGRLNPEEIRKMVRDSKKYKAEDEVGKRKMKAKNALENFAYEMRERARRIEEAVEETIEWLENNQLAEIEEFEYKKQELGRYLKDDPNPNNTSNSEVKVPIWCTWRCPPSGWVCLNTDGSVFENRRTGCSRGACGGLVRDSAGCFLGGFGVNLGPTSVTLAELWGVVHGLKLAWDLGCKKVKVDIDSSHALGLVRHCPVGNDPAFAVVQEISELVRKDWLVEFSHVFRESNRAADRLAHLGHSHSLEAGGKRFSVPPSAIVDILRDDLAGLAKQRGVP from the coding sequence ATGGCTACCAAAAAAGTCAAACCCATTGGCATTGACTTGGGCACAACCTATAGCTGCGTAGCAGTGTGGCAAGACAGCCGTGTCCAAGTCATTTCCAACGACCAAGGCAACCGCACTACCCCTTCCTACGTTGCCTTCACCGACACTCAGAGGTTGTTGGGCGATGATGCCATGAATCAGCGATTCAAGAACCCTCACAACACTGTCTTCGATGCCAAACGTTTGATCGGTCGCAGATTCTCTGACATGTCTGTTCAGCAAGACATGAAGCTCTGGCCCTTTAAGGTTGTCCCTGGGACCAGAGACAAACCAATGATTGCGATCACCTACAAAGGCGAAGAGAAGCACCTTGCAGCAGAAGAGATATCTTCCATGGTGCTGTTTAAGATGAAGGAGGTCGCGGAATCCTATTTGGGTCACGCAGTAAGGGATGCAGTTATCACTGTCCCTGCTTACTTCAGCAACGCGCAGAGACAAGCGACAAAGGATGCTGGGAAAATCGCTGGTTTGAATGTGTTGAGGATCATCAACGAGCCAACCGCAGCTGCTATTGCTTATGGATTGGACAGGAAAGGATTCAGAGAGGGTGATCAGAACGTCCTTGTGTTTGATCTCGGAGGTGGAACATTTGATGTTTCCTTGGTGACAATTGATGAAGGGATGTTTAAGGTTAAGGCCACGGTGGGAGATACTCATTTGGGTGGTGTGGATTTTGATAACAAATTGGTGAACCATCTTGTGAATGTGTTTAGAGAGAAATACGGGAAGGATATTTGTGGGAACGCGAAATCTTTGGTAAGATTAAGGTCAGCATGCGAGAAAGCTAAGAGGATTCTGTCTTCGACTTCCCAGACCATGATAGAGCTCGATTCTTTATATGAAGGGATTGATCTATATGCCTCTGTTACGAGGGCCTTGTTCGAGGAACTGAACAAAGACTTGTTCATTAAGTGTAAGGAGACAGTGGAAAAGTGCCTGGTTGAGGCCAAGGTTGACAAGAGCCAAGTTCATGAGATCGTTCTTGTCGGTGGATCCACTAGAATTCCAAAGGTACAGCAACTTCTGAAGGACATGTTCAGCGTCAACGGTATCATCAAAGAGCTTTGCAAAAGCATCAACCCTGACGAGGCCGTGGCGTACGGTGCTGCAGTTCAGGCAGCAATTTTGAGCGGTGAAGGAGATAAAAAGGTGGAGGAATTGTTGTTATTGGACGTGATGCCACTCAGTCTCGGAATTGAGGGTGCTGGTGGTGCCATGTCAGTGTTAATCCCCAAGAACACCATGATCCCCACCAAAAAGGAGAGGGTTTGCTCGACCTTGTACGACAATCAGAAAAGCGTCACGATCAAAGTGTTTGAGGGAGAACGAGGCATGGTAAAAGACAACTTCTTTCTCGGCAAGTTTGTCCTCCATGGGTTCGAGCCATCGCTAAAGGGAGTCCCACAAATCAACGTTAGCTTTGACGTGGACGCAGATGGCATTGTGGAGGTGACGGCGGAAGATAAAGCCACGGGGCTAAAGAAAAAGATAGTGATCAATAACAAGCAAGGAAGGTTGAACCCGGAAGAGATCAGAAAAATGGTGAGGGATTCAAAGAAGTATAAGGCAGAGGATGAGGTggggaagaggaagatgaaggcaAAGAACGCACTTGAGAATTTCGCTTATGAAATGAGGGAGAGAGCGAGAAGGATCGAAGAGGCAGTGGAAGAAACCATAGAGTGGCTAGAGAATAACCAATTAGCAGAGATAGAGGAGTTTGAGTACAAGAAGCAGGAGCTAGGAAGGTATCTAAAAGATGATCCCAATCCGAATAATACCTCAAATTCTGAGGTTAAGGTTCCTATATGGTGTACATGGAGATGTCCACCCAGTGGGTGGGTTTGTCTGAACACGGATGGGTCGGTGTTTGAGAACCGTCGAACAGGGTGTAGCAGAGGTGCGTGCGGGGGTCTAGTTCGAGATTCCGCAGGATGTTTTCTAGGTGGTTTCGGTGTTAATTTGGGGCCGACATCAGTGACGTTAGCAGAGTTGTGGGGGGTTGTTCACGGTCTGAAGTTAGCGTGGGATCTTGGTTGTAAGAAGGTGAAGGTGGATATTGATTCGAGCCATGCCCTTGGTCTCGTTAGGCACTGTCCAGTGGGTAACGACCCAGCGTTTGCGGTGGTTCAGGAGATCAGTGAGCTTGTTCGGAAGGATTGGTTGGTGGAGTTCTCCCACGTGTTTAGAGAATCTAATCGTGCGGCTGATCGCTTGGCGCACTTGGGACACTCCCACTCTTTGGAAGCGGGTGGGAAGCGATTTTCGGTTCCTCCATCTGCCATTGTTGATATTCTTCGAGATGACTTGGCAGGTCTTGCAAAGCAACGTGGCGTTCCTTAG